In Lapillicoccus jejuensis, the DNA window CTTCGGGGAGAGGAAGTCGTGCGAGACGGCGTACCGGTTGTGCATCGGCTCGTCGGGGCGGAAGTCCATGACCATCGTCTCGGGGCCGATGGACAGGGCGCGGGCGAAGACGTCGTACTCGACCGTCGCCTGGAGGTGCATGAGCATCTCGTCCGAGGCGTCGTACGCACGGTGCAGCGCGGCGCGGTCGTCGACCCGCGAGACGCCGCGCCAGCCGCCGCCGTCGAACGGCTTCATGTAGAGCGGGTATCCGAGCTCGTCGGCGATGGCGTCGAGGTCGAAGGGGCGGTTGTACTTGGCCGACGTGTAGGCCCAGCGGACGTTGTCGACGGGGTTCTTGTAGGGCACGAGGACGGTGCGCGGGATCTTCAGCCCGAGCCGCAGCATCGCGCAGTAGGCGCTGTGCTTCTCCATCGACTGGAAGGTGAACGGGCTGTTGAGCAGGTAGGTCCCGTCCATCAGCGCGGCCTTCTTCAGCCACTCGCGCGGGTGGTAGTACCAGTACGCGAGCCGGTCGATGACCAGGCCCGGGCGGACCGGGTCGGTCAGCTCGAAGGGCTCGATGGTCAGCCGCTCCGCCTCGACCTCGTGCACCCGACCGCTCGCGTCGGTCAGGCGCCCCACGCGGCGCAGGATCTCCTCGAACGCGGTGGGCCAGTCCTCCTCGGCGCCGAGCAGGAGTCCGACGAGGTGGCGGGAGCGGTCGGCCATGGCGCCGAACCTAGTGCGCGGACCGGTCCTTCGCGAGGGGGGCGCGCGTCAGCGCACGGGCAGCGCGACGACCTGGGGGCCGGGGACGGCGGGGGCGGGGACGGTGACCCGGACGCCGTCGCCGTCGGCGACCGCCGGCACCGGCGTGCCGTCGGTGGTGCCGTCGAGCAGGCGGGCACCGGCGGGGTCGACCCGGTCGGGGTCGGCGGTGAGGCGCACGTCGCCGGGCCCCGCGTCGACGACGCCGTACGCCGTCCGGTGGTCGGCGCTCGCGGTCCAGCGCAGCCAGGGGCCCCCGGGGTCGTCGCCGTCGTGGGTCGGGCGGGCGACCGCCGCGGCGAGCGGACGGGTGCCGTGGACGGCGTCGCCGTGCCGCTCCATCCAGTCGCCGAGCTGCTCGAGGCAGGCGCGCTGCAGCGGGGGGATGCGGCCGGCGGCGTCGGGG includes these proteins:
- a CDS encoding ATP-grasp domain-containing protein, with protein sequence MADRSRHLVGLLLGAEEDWPTAFEEILRRVGRLTDASGRVHEVEAERLTIEPFELTDPVRPGLVIDRLAYWYYHPREWLKKAALMDGTYLLNSPFTFQSMEKHSAYCAMLRLGLKIPRTVLVPYKNPVDNVRWAYTSAKYNRPFDLDAIADELGYPLYMKPFDGGGWRGVSRVDDRAALHRAYDASDEMLMHLQATVEYDVFARALSIGPETMVMDFRPDEPMHNRYAVSHDFLSPKAGAECARISRIINAFFGWEFNSAEMLVAGDEIYPIDYANACPDVAVTSLHYYFPWAITALVRWSTYCLVTGRTQSVDLRTRAYYEIADDESLSYDAKLTAYSALADEHFETDRYRQWCDEMLPHLPERVHDYVTGPAFDAMLRRTVEATYPAHEQERFMAHFRGLVGLWAQEQTRA